The region GCATCGAATGACCGAAGTATTTACGGAAGTGACGGAGGCTTATGAAAGTTTCCAATTCTTCAAGTTTTTCCAAACGGTGCAAAACTTCTGTGTAGTCGATCTATCTAACTTTTATTTGGACATTGCTAAAGACCGTCTGTATATTTCTGCTGCCAATGCTCCCCGCCGCCGCAGTTGCCAAACCATTCTCCAGTTAGCGTTGGAAAATTTGGTCAAGGCGATCGCCCCGGTGCTGTGTCACTTAGCAGAGGATATTTGGCAATTTTTACCCTACGAAAAACCAACGGAATCAGTGTTTCAAGCTGGTTGGGTAAGGCTAGAGCCCCAGTGGCAACAGCCGGAATTAGCCCAAACCTGGGTTAAGTTGCGCCAATTACGCACGGAAGTTAACAAAGTTATGGAATCGGCCCGCACAGCCAAGGCGATCGGTGCATCTTTGGAAGCTAAAGTATTAATCCACACCCACGATGAGCATTGGTCGCAGTTACTACAGTGTTATAACCAAGGAGAATCCAATCAAGTGGATACTCTGCGTTATTTATTGCTGGCTTCCCAGGTGGAATTGTCGGAGGATCCCGCTGGAATTAATGCCTTGCAATTCAAGGCGGAAACAGATGAGCTGACCTTAGGCATTACCAATGCAGATGGTCATAAATGTGAGCGTTGCTGGAATTATTCCACCCAAGTTGGAACCTTTAGCAATGACCCCACCATTTGTGAGCGGTGCAATGAGGCTCTCCAGGGAAATTTTTAGATCTCCATGGTCTGAACAGAGTTAATTGAGCCATAGTTCAAGGGATGGTTTCGGGGGTTTTCACGACCCCCTCCCTTAAGTTGGAACTGCCAACAGACTGTTATTCAAGGGAGAAAGACAGCAAAATCACTCCATTGATACCTGAAAATTCACCCAGGCGGAACGGGAAGAATAGGGTTCCACCCAGGCTAACTGCTCGCCGCTATTGAGGGCATTGCGGGGGCCACTCCAAGGTTCCAGGCAAAGATAATCTTTCCCGGCCACAGTCCACAACACCAGAGTTTGGTAAAGTTCGCTGAAGCTAACTTCTATCTTCACATTCCGGTCTGGGTCGACAAAATGGGCCCTTGGTTGGGAAATTTGGGTAAAGGCTAAATCCAATTCCGGGGCAGTGAGGTCCAGTTGGCCATCATAGTCATGGCGATCGCCAGTTTTTTGGTCTAGGTAATCATGGGCGGGAATTGCTAACGTAACCCTTTGCTTCTCTCGGCAAAAAAAGTAGGGATGCAATCCAAGGGAAAAGGGCATTCGGCGATCACCAAGATTGGCAATACGTTGTTCAATGCGGAGGTTATGGCCCTGGAGTTGATAGCTAAAAACTAGTTCAAATTCAAAGGGAAAAGCCTCGAGGGTGGCATCATTGTGGCTCAACCGTAAATCTAACCGGGCACTATCTTGGGCTTGCTGGCCAATTACTTCCCAAGGCAGATCCCTAGCAAAACCATGTTGTCTGAGACGATAACTTGTACCTGCATGGTCAAACTGATCATGGGGCAGATTGCCGCAAATGGGAAATAAAATCGGGATCCCCCCCCGCACCGACAGGGATGGATCTTGGAACCGCTCTTGATCAAAATATAGGACGGGTTGACCTTGAATAGTCCACTCAGTCACCAGGCCGCCCCGCCCCGGCACAAGGGAAAGTCGAGCCAAACTTTGATCGTCTTCCAGATGGTAGGTCAACGGGCGATCGGGAGTAAAACTAATGTTGTACATGGTTAGCAGAGCACCTTGCCGTAGGCTTCCACCTCACTACAAACTTCGTAAATATTGGTGACCGGAGGAACATTGAACAAAGGCCCCATTTCATCCAGAATTTTGCGGTGGACTTCCGTTTGATTCGCTTCCATGTCTTCGATGGTATTCCAGAGAATCACAGCAATGCCTTCATCGGAATTGGGTTTTCTCAGCAGGAAGGCGCCCTTAAAGCCGCTTTTATAGGTGGAAATAGCCTTTTCATACAACCGTTGGGCCTCTGTAAACCGACCGGGTTTAAATTCTCCGATCGCCACATAGGCGCATTTATGTTGTAGGCAGTCAAAAAATTCGGCGGACATAGTTGTTCTCTCCGGCGGTGAAGGGGCCTTACTCTACTTATAAGCCTAGGCTTTGGCCACCAAGACAAATTAGTCATTATTCTTAACTTTCCCCTGCCCAGGGTAAATCCCCACCACCACAATGGCGATCACCCCCAGAAATTTAAGCAAGTTTTTGCCAAAGTTGAATTTCATAGCATAAATGATCCCGAAAAATATTCCCGGCCTGTAATCCTTCCTTCACCAGAGCTTTGGCCTGTTTCCCTAAAAAGTAGTCGAAAATTTTATACAAGGGAGGGACTGCAATCCTAACTAAACTAGCCAAATAAGTTAAAGTCGAAACGCCAAAGGTTTGAAAACTTTGCACACAAAGATCCAGGGTCGGTACAATTTGTTGAGAAATATCATCGCTGTCGAGCAGAACAAAACCAGCCTTTGCCATCGCCATCTGCAATTCATCTTTAATCAAACAATTGGAAAACATCCCTGTTTGATACTGTCCATTTTTACGAAACATATCAGCTAGTAGAACATAACCTCCCGGTTTCACCAAGAATTTCGACCCATCAGCAATGGTGTCTGAAGCCATATATTGGGTACTTTCACTAAAAAGCAACAAGTCATATTTGGGAGCGGAATTAATCCGTTGCAAATCTTCTATAAATCCTTGGAAAGTATTGCTATTAAAGCGAGCTTTACCTGCGGTCTTTTGTAAAAAATTGGACTCCTGAAAAGGATCTGGAGCAATGCCTTCCACTTGTAAACCTTTGCCAATTAGTCGACTGGCATTATCCCCGTTGCCACAGCCCACATCCAGTACAGTTTCGATATTTTGTGGTAAAAATGAGAGCAAGTGGTCAGTATATTTTTCCTGGGCATGGCGAAGTTTGGCCATAGTTAAATCATCTTTTGTCTCCGGAACTGGTTGCCAATAACCATAGTGGAGATGGGAAGATCCTGTCAGATCTTGATAGTACTGAAGCGCGGCGTTTTGGTAGCGAGTAACATTATTCATTCAATTACAGTACCATCAAAGCCTAAACAACCGTTGCGCAAATTCCTGATCAGATTTTTTCAATGGTAGTCAAACCGAAATTTCAGCGCCCAAATATAGCGCTAGGCAGTGATGGATACCCCATCTAAAATAATTGATGGAGTAGCACAGGAACCCTGCCAACGGCGGTCTGACCCCAAAGCGACAATCTGACTTAATAGTTCATAAACATTACCGGAAACCATGGTGTCCTTCACTCTGCCGGTAATTTCGCCGTTCTGCACTCGATAGCCCAAATCCACATTGATGGAAAAATCCCCGGAAATATCCGCTCCTCCCCCAAGAATTTGATCGATAATTAAACCATTGTCCAATTTTTTCAGTAACTGATCAAAACTAGCACTTCCCGGTGTGACCAACATATTGACCAAACCCGGTTGGGGGGCACTGCTTAAGCTGGGACGAAAGCCATTTCCCGTGGTGCTTTTACCTAATTCTTCCGCTGTTTCCTGGTCAGTGTAAAACTGGGCAATTGTCCCTGCCTTAATCAAGGCAAGTTTTTGGGTAGGGCTTCCTTCATCGTCAAAGGGGCAATCAAAGGGAATAGCGGTGGGGTCTTGACTAATATTTAATTCCTCAATGGCTACAGTCTGTCCTAACCTTTCGGCCCAGGGAGAGGAACCTTCCACGATCCGTTGGCCATGGAGGGCTTCCCCCACTGTGTCCCACAGTAAACCGGCGGCTCCACTGGTGAGTAAGGCGGGCATTTTGCCCCCCTGGATTTGTTGATTAACCTGTGCCCAAAGTAGGCGTTGCCTCAGATTTTCCACTACCTGTTTGACGTCAGCCTGACCTCGACATTGCTCCCCATCGTAAATAGCCAGGAAATCTTCCCCCCGAATCCATTCCACCCCGAAATAGTAGCTTAAGCTTCTTTCTGTCCAGGTACAGTCTAAGCCTTCACTGTTGAGTAGGCGGGTGCTGTCGGTACTACAGGCTAATTCCCCACTACAAAGCACTTCCGCAAACTCTGACCGTAAACTGGCGATCGCCGTTTGGCCCCAATCGATTAACTGTTCTACAGAAAAACCTTCCCCTAAACTTTCCCGATATTCTTGCCGGGGGCTAGTAAAGCGGGGCGGATTGGGGGGATTCAGTGCGGCCAGGGCCAAGGCTTTTTCGACTAAAATCCCAGGTTCTACCGGCCCATAGGCCACCGCTAAACCGGCCTGACCATTTTTCCATAATCGCAGGGCTACCCCTTCCGATTCTGAACTTTCCAACTGCTTTAACCGATTAGCTTCAAAAAAAACTGGACGAGAAAAGGAACGAGAGCAGTAAACTTCCGCCGCCTCTGCACCGGCTCGTTGTGCTTGGTCAAGGTAAACCGATAGATCGGTGGTCATGGCAAAAAATCAAACGTAATTCTTTCCCCATTATCAACCCCCACTGCTGAATGGAGGGCGATCGCCGCCACAATGCAATACCACCAAGTAGTTGACGGCCTAACCCCGTACAATAGACTTCCGTCGTCAACTGTAGTCGCTAGAAGTGCCCCAATCTCCTCAAAACCACAGTTGAACCTTGCCAGACCACTCAAAATTCGCCAGGATCAGTAACACTCCTGCGGACTATTTCTTTATGCTCCTTTCTTCGACGGCAACGGAACTTATTTTTAACGTTAGTAATCTAGGGGTTCTACCGTTCTGGGCCCTGATGATCCTTCTACCGGGATGGCAGGGAACCCAAAAGGTGATGCAGTCATTCATTCCCCTGGCCCTTTTGGCAGTTGTTTATTTGCTCTTATTCATTAATTCCCTGGGATCAACATCGGCCGCCGCCCTGGCTAGCCCGGAATTGGGGGTAATTGCCCAGGCCTTTAGCGACCCCAGTATCATGGCTGTCGGTTGGATACATTACTTAGTGATGGATTTGTTTGTCGGACGCTGGATCTATTGGCAAGGGCGAGAAACGGGCATCTGGACGACCCATTCCCTGATTTTGTGCTTGTTTGCCGGGCCCATCGGTCTTTTATCCCATCTCCTAACCACGGCGATCGTTCAAAAATGGCCAAAATCTTCTTCTTCCCTGGCCTCCACCGATACGTAAACCCGCCAGCCCCAATCTCTGGCCCACACCCGCCTAATTATCTTTGGTGTGGATAACCATCAATAACCGTTGGCAAAAATAGGGGAAATTGTCCACTTCCCCCATTCGCCAATTGATTATGTTTTCAGTGGTGATCCTAGGCAGAAACTAGAACCCTATCGCCACTGGTCGCCTCGTCCTTGGCCCGTAGTTGGGTCAAAATGGCATCGACATTTTTCTTGGCATCCCCGAATAGCATTTGGGTATTTTCCTTATAAAACAAAGGATTTTCCACGCCGGCATAACCAGAAGCCATACTCCGTTTCATCACCACCACCTGTTTAGCTTTCCACACTTCCAACACCGGCATGCCGGCGATCGCACTGGTGGGATCTTCCAATGCACTGGGATTCACCGTGTCATTGGCTCCAATTACCAACACCACATCGGTTTCGGGGAAATCTTCGTTAATTTCGTCCATTTCCAGCACCACATCGTAGGGCACATTGGCTTCCGCCAGTAAAACGTTCATGTGACCGGGAAGACGGCCAGCGACGGGGTGAATACCAAACCGAACGGCAATGCCCTTTTCCTTGAGTAATTTGGTGATTTCTGCCACGGGATGCTGGGCTTGGGCCACTGCCATACCGTAACCAGGGGTAATGATTACACTCTGGGCATCGAGTAATTCCTCTG is a window of Synechocystis sp. PCC 7338 DNA encoding:
- a CDS encoding bifunctional 2-polyprenyl-6-hydroxyphenol methylase/3-demethylubiquinol 3-O-methyltransferase UbiG; the protein is MNNVTRYQNAALQYYQDLTGSSHLHYGYWQPVPETKDDLTMAKLRHAQEKYTDHLLSFLPQNIETVLDVGCGNGDNASRLIGKGLQVEGIAPDPFQESNFLQKTAGKARFNSNTFQGFIEDLQRINSAPKYDLLLFSESTQYMASDTIADGSKFLVKPGGYVLLADMFRKNGQYQTGMFSNCLIKDELQMAMAKAGFVLLDSDDISQQIVPTLDLCVQSFQTFGVSTLTYLASLVRIAVPPLYKIFDYFLGKQAKALVKEGLQAGNIFRDHLCYEIQLWQKLA
- a CDS encoding ABA4-like family protein, translated to MLLSSTATELIFNVSNLGVLPFWALMILLPGWQGTQKVMQSFIPLALLAVVYLLLFINSLGSTSAAALASPELGVIAQAFSDPSIMAVGWIHYLVMDLFVGRWIYWQGRETGIWTTHSLILCLFAGPIGLLSHLLTTAIVQKWPKSSSSLASTDT
- a CDS encoding aldose epimerase, coding for MYNISFTPDRPLTYHLEDDQSLARLSLVPGRGGLVTEWTIQGQPVLYFDQERFQDPSLSVRGGIPILFPICGNLPHDQFDHAGTSYRLRQHGFARDLPWEVIGQQAQDSARLDLRLSHNDATLEAFPFEFELVFSYQLQGHNLRIEQRIANLGDRRMPFSLGLHPYFFCREKQRVTLAIPAHDYLDQKTGDRHDYDGQLDLTAPELDLAFTQISQPRAHFVDPDRNVKIEVSFSELYQTLVLWTVAGKDYLCLEPWSGPRNALNSGEQLAWVEPYSSRSAWVNFQVSME
- a CDS encoding antibiotic biosynthesis monooxygenase produces the protein MSAEFFDCLQHKCAYVAIGEFKPGRFTEAQRLYEKAISTYKSGFKGAFLLRKPNSDEGIAVILWNTIEDMEANQTEVHRKILDEMGPLFNVPPVTNIYEVCSEVEAYGKVLC
- a CDS encoding TldD/PmbA family protein, which translates into the protein MTTDLSVYLDQAQRAGAEAAEVYCSRSFSRPVFFEANRLKQLESSESEGVALRLWKNGQAGLAVAYGPVEPGILVEKALALAALNPPNPPRFTSPRQEYRESLGEGFSVEQLIDWGQTAIASLRSEFAEVLCSGELACSTDSTRLLNSEGLDCTWTERSLSYYFGVEWIRGEDFLAIYDGEQCRGQADVKQVVENLRQRLLWAQVNQQIQGGKMPALLTSGAAGLLWDTVGEALHGQRIVEGSSPWAERLGQTVAIEELNISQDPTAIPFDCPFDDEGSPTQKLALIKAGTIAQFYTDQETAEELGKSTTGNGFRPSLSSAPQPGLVNMLVTPGSASFDQLLKKLDNGLIIDQILGGGADISGDFSINVDLGYRVQNGEITGRVKDTMVSGNVYELLSQIVALGSDRRWQGSCATPSIILDGVSITA